The Neisseria yangbaofengii genome contains a region encoding:
- the glmS gene encoding glutamine--fructose-6-phosphate transaminase (isomerizing): MCGIVGALRANHNVVDFLTDGLKRLEYRGYDSSGIAVHTGERIRRVRRVGRVQLMENAAQEKGIHGHLGIGHTRWATHGGVTEPNAHPHISGGMIAVVHNGIIENFEAERERLQGLGYVFESQTDTEVIAHSVNHEYSQNGGNLYEAVKAATQNFHGAYAIAVISQENDKEMVVARMGCPLLVAFGDQETFIASDVSAVIAFTRKISYLEDGDIALLNADGIVKLIDKTGAPADRQVKVSELSLASLELGPYSHFMQKEIHEQPRAIADTAEVFLDGGFNPDNFGEKAREVFADIHSIKILACGTSYYSALTAKYWLESIAKMPTDVEIASEYRYRDVIADPKQLVITISQSGETLDTMEALKYAQSLGQHHSLSICNVMESALPRESELVLYTRAGAEIGVASTKAFTTQLVVLFGLAVTLGKLSGHVTEEQAHTYVEELRQLPGSIQHVLNLEPQIAAWAQKFAKKDSALFLGRGIHYPIALEGALKLKEITYIHAEAYPAGELKHGPLALVDENMPVVVIAPNDTLLDKVKANMQEVGARGGELFVFTDLDSQFNEADGVHVIRTPRHVGVLSPIVHTIPVQLLSYHAALARGTDVDKPRNLAKSVTVE; the protein is encoded by the coding sequence ATGTGCGGTATCGTCGGCGCATTGCGCGCCAATCATAATGTAGTCGATTTTTTAACTGACGGCCTGAAACGCTTGGAATATCGCGGTTACGATTCTTCGGGCATTGCCGTTCACACCGGCGAACGAATCCGCCGCGTGCGCCGCGTCGGGCGCGTACAATTAATGGAAAATGCCGCTCAAGAAAAAGGCATCCATGGACATTTGGGCATTGGCCACACCCGTTGGGCAACCCACGGCGGCGTGACCGAGCCAAATGCGCACCCACACATTTCCGGCGGCATGATTGCCGTGGTACACAACGGCATCATCGAAAACTTCGAAGCCGAGCGCGAACGCCTGCAAGGCTTGGGTTATGTGTTTGAATCACAAACCGACACCGAAGTGATTGCCCACAGCGTGAATCACGAATACAGTCAAAACGGCGGCAACTTATACGAAGCCGTTAAAGCCGCCACCCAAAATTTCCACGGTGCCTACGCCATTGCGGTGATTTCGCAAGAAAACGACAAAGAAATGGTCGTGGCACGCATGGGCTGCCCATTGTTGGTGGCCTTTGGCGACCAAGAAACCTTCATCGCCTCCGACGTATCGGCCGTGATCGCCTTCACCCGTAAAATTTCTTACTTGGAAGATGGTGACATCGCTCTGCTCAACGCTGACGGTATCGTGAAATTAATCGACAAAACCGGCGCACCGGCCGACCGCCAAGTAAAAGTATCCGAATTGTCGCTGGCTTCTTTAGAGTTGGGCCCATACAGCCACTTCATGCAAAAAGAAATCCACGAGCAACCGCGCGCGATTGCCGACACGGCAGAAGTATTCTTGGACGGCGGTTTCAATCCGGACAATTTCGGCGAAAAAGCACGCGAAGTGTTCGCCGACATCCACAGCATCAAAATCTTGGCCTGCGGTACCTCTTACTATTCCGCGCTGACCGCCAAATACTGGCTGGAAAGCATCGCCAAAATGCCGACCGACGTGGAAATTGCCAGCGAATACCGTTACCGCGACGTAATCGCCGATCCGAAACAATTGGTGATCACCATTTCCCAATCCGGCGAAACGCTCGACACCATGGAAGCGCTGAAATACGCGCAATCTTTGGGACAACACCACAGCTTGTCGATTTGTAACGTGATGGAATCCGCCCTGCCGCGCGAAAGCGAATTGGTGCTCTACACCCGCGCCGGTGCCGAAATCGGTGTGGCCTCGACCAAAGCCTTCACCACTCAATTGGTGGTCTTGTTCGGCTTGGCCGTGACCTTGGGCAAACTGAGCGGCCACGTTACCGAAGAGCAAGCACACACTTATGTGGAGGAATTGCGCCAATTGCCGGGCAGCATCCAACACGTTTTAAATCTCGAGCCGCAAATCGCTGCTTGGGCGCAAAAATTCGCCAAAAAAGACAGCGCCTTGTTCTTAGGCCGCGGCATTCACTACCCGATTGCCCTCGAAGGTGCGTTGAAACTGAAAGAAATCACCTACATCCACGCCGAAGCCTACCCTGCCGGCGAATTGAAACACGGGCCGTTGGCATTGGTGGATGAAAATATGCCGGTGGTGGTGATTGCGCCAAACGACACTTTGTTGGACAAAGTCAAAGCCAACATGCAGGAAGTCGGCGCGCGCGGCGGCGAATTGTTTGTATTCACCGACCTCGACAGCCAGTTCAACGAAGCCGACGGCGTACACGTTATCCGCACCCCGCGCCACGTCGGCGTATTGTCACCGATTGTACACACCATTCCGGTGCAATTGCTGTCTTACCACGCAGCCTTGGCACGCGGCACCGATGTGGACAAACCGCGCAACTTGGCCAAATCCGTGACCGTAGAATAA
- a CDS encoding IS630 transposase-related protein → MRRAAKEFGIAISTITLWKRPPAPQTPPKQRKTRKISAQALLEDVERYPDAYCYERAQRFGCSHTAIHKALKRYSISYKKRPTATTAAIYSVL, encoded by the coding sequence ATTCGCAGAGCCGCAAAAGAATTCGGCATCGCCATCTCCACCATCACGCTTTGGAAACGCCCTCCGGCTCCTCAAACCCCTCCGAAGCAACGGAAAACCCGCAAAATCAGCGCCCAAGCACTGCTCGAAGATGTTGAGCGTTATCCCGATGCCTATTGCTATGAAAGAGCGCAACGCTTTGGCTGTTCCCATACCGCCATACACAAAGCATTAAAGCGATACAGCATCAGCTACAAAAAAAGACCAACCGCCACCACCGCAGCCATATACAGCGTTTTATGA
- the efeB gene encoding iron uptake transporter deferrochelatase/peroxidase subunit, producing the protein MKSNQPAQPAKRALFKTALAAGVFGVAGGYFVGERRGSQATVEHYTRHSAQTYGCHGIHQAGITTPHQLFGIMCAFDVTARDVKELEKLFRILTARIEFLTQGGEYQDSDEKMPPASSGLLGKSFRPDGLTITVGVGSSLFDERYGLAANKPVHLQEMRDFPNDKLQKDWCDGDLSIQFCAFSPETCQAALRDILKHTAQFAIIRWSIDGFLPKAEPQALAARNLLGYRDGSGNPDVADPKIAEQVLWTGVAANSRDEPQWAKNGSYQAVRIIRHFVEFWDRTPLQEQNAIFGREKYTGAPLDGKQESDTADFAKDPEGKVTPKDSHMRIANPRDHEFMKKHLLFRRAFNYSRGLSKAGQLDVGLIFIAYQANLSDGFIFVQNLLNGEPLEEYISPFGGGYFFILPGFEKGGFLAQGMLGMS; encoded by the coding sequence ATGAAATCAAACCAACCTGCCCAGCCGGCCAAACGAGCCTTATTTAAAACTGCATTGGCCGCCGGAGTGTTCGGCGTAGCCGGCGGTTATTTTGTTGGCGAACGTCGTGGCAGTCAGGCCACTGTCGAACATTACACCCGCCATTCAGCCCAAACATACGGTTGCCACGGCATTCATCAAGCCGGTATCACCACGCCGCATCAGCTTTTCGGCATCATGTGTGCATTTGATGTGACCGCCCGCGATGTGAAAGAACTGGAAAAACTGTTCCGTATTTTGACCGCCCGTATTGAATTTCTTACCCAAGGCGGCGAATACCAAGACTCTGACGAAAAAATGCCGCCTGCCAGCAGTGGCTTGCTCGGTAAATCGTTCCGTCCGGACGGCTTGACGATTACCGTCGGTGTCGGTAGCAGTTTGTTTGACGAGCGTTATGGTTTGGCAGCCAATAAGCCGGTTCATTTACAGGAAATGCGTGATTTCCCTAATGACAAGCTGCAAAAAGATTGGTGTGACGGCGATTTAAGCATTCAATTTTGTGCGTTTTCTCCCGAGACCTGCCAAGCTGCTCTGCGTGATATTTTGAAACATACCGCGCAGTTTGCCATCATCCGTTGGAGCATAGACGGCTTTCTGCCTAAGGCGGAACCGCAAGCCTTGGCGGCACGCAACCTTTTGGGCTACCGTGACGGCTCTGGTAATCCCGATGTAGCCGATCCGAAAATTGCCGAACAAGTATTGTGGACAGGGGTGGCCGCCAATAGCCGAGACGAACCGCAATGGGCAAAGAATGGCAGCTATCAAGCTGTACGCATCATCCGCCATTTTGTTGAGTTTTGGGATCGTACGCCGCTGCAAGAGCAAAATGCCATTTTTGGCCGAGAAAAATACACCGGCGCGCCACTTGATGGCAAACAGGAAAGCGACACCGCTGACTTTGCCAAAGACCCCGAAGGCAAAGTTACGCCAAAAGACAGCCACATGCGTATTGCCAATCCGCGCGATCACGAGTTTATGAAAAAACATTTGCTGTTCCGCCGTGCGTTTAACTACTCACGCGGCCTGTCCAAAGCGGGACAACTGGATGTCGGGCTGATTTTTATCGCTTATCAAGCCAATCTTTCAGACGGTTTTATCTTTGTACAAAATCTGCTTAACGGCGAACCGCTTGAAGAATACATCAGTCCGTTTGGCGGAGGCTATTTCTTCATTCTGCCGGGATTTGAAAAAGGCGGTTTTTTAGCGCAAGGAATGTTAGGGATGTCGTAA
- the rarD gene encoding EamA family transporter RarD has translation MNIQSDEYRKGLLYALGCYLIWGIFPLYWYPITRTAIGADQILAQRICWSAVFALGVLVFKGQIGTLWQAVHNRKLLLTFVGSAFAISLNWLVYLWAITNNHILDASLGYFISPLVNVLFGFLFFKEKLNRTQLSAIALAVAGILWLAVPAGHIPWVSLLLAGSFGVYSLLRKLAPLDALTGMTLETLVLVPFALGYLLWVAQQGNLVFGSLAPLPLAVLIGSGVVTVLPLLLFAAGAKRISMSDLGMIQYVSPSMQFFLGLTLFGEAFSLQKFTGYAWVWLGIAVYLFGVVLAKKARVG, from the coding sequence ATGAATATCCAATCCGACGAATACCGCAAAGGCCTGTTGTACGCACTGGGCTGCTACCTGATTTGGGGCATTTTTCCGCTCTATTGGTATCCCATCACCCGCACGGCTATCGGTGCCGATCAGATTTTGGCGCAACGCATTTGCTGGTCGGCGGTGTTTGCGCTGGGTGTGTTGGTATTTAAAGGGCAGATCGGCACGCTTTGGCAGGCGGTGCACAACCGAAAATTGCTGCTGACTTTTGTCGGTTCGGCGTTTGCCATTTCGCTCAATTGGCTGGTTTACCTTTGGGCGATTACCAATAATCATATTCTCGATGCCAGCTTGGGCTATTTTATTTCGCCGCTGGTGAATGTGTTGTTCGGCTTTCTGTTTTTCAAAGAAAAGCTCAATCGCACGCAGCTGTCGGCAATTGCCTTGGCGGTGGCCGGCATTTTGTGGCTGGCGGTGCCGGCCGGACACATTCCGTGGGTGTCGTTGCTGTTGGCGGGCAGCTTCGGCGTGTACAGCTTGTTGCGCAAACTCGCGCCGCTGGATGCGCTCACCGGCATGACTTTGGAAACACTGGTTTTGGTGCCGTTTGCGTTGGGCTATTTGTTATGGGTGGCGCAACAGGGCAATTTGGTGTTCGGCAGTCTGGCGCCGCTGCCCTTGGCGGTGTTGATTGGGTCGGGCGTGGTGACGGTGTTGCCGCTGTTGCTGTTTGCCGCAGGTGCCAAGCGTATTTCCATGAGTGATTTGGGCATGATTCAATATGTGTCGCCGAGTATGCAGTTTTTCTTGGGGCTGACTTTGTTCGGCGAGGCATTCAGCCTGCAAAAATTCACCGGCTATGCGTGGGTGTGGCTGGGGATTGCGGTGTATTTGTTTGGTGTGGTGCTGGCGAAGAAAGCACGGGTTGGTTGA
- a CDS encoding YadA C-terminal domain-containing protein — protein MKKFNVKALSLAVAAAIASGAVGAAEQGFTGDEAKQGQAAFAAVFGKDTTYDPDAGTVTFKKDSEALLPKIMEMNQTINGFTAGKDFIAVTNADGSKVIRSATEDDATKDDFGGKGLRAAVKENSEAIKANKTDLVKTQNVLEQIIHKSAESFTEYHQDLNGFKEGDTIIVSQNGSKAFKKATEEDVKNDKFGGQGLKAVVAEHEEVLAEAKQLIVDHAEALANTAEVVNQNSDFLTMTATLAAENTQEIKGFKAGDQIVATNDDGSKVVRAATEDDVKKAGFDGKGLKAVVTEHEEVLAEAKQLIVDHAEALANTAEVVNQNSELLTMTTTLAAENAQNINGFKAGDQIVTTNDDGSKVVRAATEDDVKKAGFDGKGLKAVVTEHEEVLAEAKQLIVDHAEALANTAEVVNQNSELLTKTSTLAAENAQDLNGFKAGDQIVATNDDGSKVVRAATEEDVKKAGFDGLGVKNELARISPLVSQHETALATIGKDAADAKNSAQAAEEKVTQLAANVDGKVKAAENAADKAVDAAAKIDTITGQVEQASKDVADLAVDVSKNTAALKLTEQAIGEISNDVNANTKAIATKADKADVETAQIAAVAAQKTATANAAQIVELKTTSSQHAANIAKNTARIDSLDKNVANLRKETRQGFAAQAALSGLFQPYSVGKFNVTAALGGFKSDTAVAVGAGYRFNENFAAKAGVAVGTSSGGSASYNVGLNYEW, from the coding sequence ATGAAAAAATTCAACGTAAAAGCATTGAGTCTGGCTGTTGCGGCAGCCATAGCGAGTGGCGCGGTAGGCGCAGCGGAACAAGGCTTTACAGGCGATGAAGCCAAGCAGGGGCAGGCAGCATTTGCCGCTGTTTTCGGTAAAGACACAACATACGATCCGGATGCCGGCACAGTAACTTTCAAAAAAGATAGCGAAGCCCTGTTGCCGAAAATCATGGAAATGAACCAAACAATCAACGGCTTTACTGCCGGCAAAGACTTTATCGCCGTTACCAATGCCGATGGATCCAAAGTTATCCGGTCTGCTACCGAAGATGATGCAACTAAAGACGATTTCGGCGGAAAAGGCTTGAGGGCGGCAGTCAAAGAAAACAGCGAAGCAATCAAAGCCAATAAAACCGATTTAGTCAAAACGCAAAACGTATTGGAGCAAATTATTCACAAATCCGCCGAGTCCTTTACGGAATATCATCAGGACCTCAACGGTTTTAAAGAAGGCGACACCATCATCGTTTCCCAAAACGGCAGTAAAGCCTTCAAAAAGGCTACGGAAGAAGACGTTAAAAACGACAAGTTCGGCGGACAGGGCTTGAAAGCAGTGGTTGCAGAACACGAAGAAGTGTTGGCAGAAGCCAAGCAGCTCATCGTGGATCACGCCGAAGCATTGGCAAACACTGCGGAAGTCGTTAACCAAAACAGCGATTTTCTGACTATGACTGCAACTCTGGCAGCGGAAAATACTCAAGAAATCAAAGGTTTTAAAGCCGGTGATCAAATTGTTGCCACCAACGACGACGGTTCTAAAGTCGTTCGTGCTGCTACCGAAGATGATGTGAAAAAAGCCGGATTTGACGGAAAAGGCTTGAAAGCAGTGGTTACGGAACACGAAGAAGTATTGGCAGAAGCCAAGCAGCTCATCGTGGATCACGCCGAAGCATTGGCAAACACTGCGGAAGTCGTTAACCAAAACAGCGAATTGCTGACTATGACTACAACTCTGGCAGCGGAAAACGCCCAAAATATCAACGGCTTTAAAGCCGGTGATCAAATTGTCACCACCAACGACGACGGTTCTAAAGTCGTCCGTGCTGCTACCGAAGATGATGTGAAAAAAGCCGGATTTGACGGAAAAGGCTTGAAAGCAGTGGTTACGGAACACGAAGAAGTATTGGCAGAAGCCAAGCAGCTCATCGTGGATCACGCCGAAGCATTGGCAAACACTGCGGAAGTCGTTAACCAAAACAGCGAATTGCTGACTAAAACTTCAACTCTGGCAGCGGAAAACGCTCAAGACCTCAACGGCTTTAAAGCCGGTGATCAAATTGTTGCCACCAACGACGATGGTTCTAAAGTCGTCCGCGCCGCTACCGAAGAGGATGTTAAAAAAGCCGGATTTGACGGACTGGGCGTGAAAAATGAATTGGCAAGAATCTCACCCTTAGTCAGCCAGCACGAAACAGCATTGGCAACAATCGGCAAAGATGCAGCTGACGCAAAAAATTCAGCCCAAGCTGCCGAAGAAAAAGTAACCCAACTTGCCGCCAATGTTGACGGCAAAGTGAAAGCAGCCGAAAATGCCGCCGATAAAGCGGTAGATGCCGCTGCCAAAATCGACACCATTACTGGACAAGTCGAACAAGCAAGCAAAGATGTAGCAGACTTGGCAGTTGATGTCAGCAAAAACACAGCAGCATTGAAATTAACCGAGCAAGCCATTGGTGAAATCAGCAACGATGTAAACGCTAATACAAAAGCAATTGCAACCAAAGCTGATAAAGCTGACGTGGAAACCGCGCAAATTGCGGCAGTTGCAGCACAAAAAACCGCCACTGCCAATGCGGCGCAAATTGTTGAACTGAAAACTACAAGCAGCCAGCACGCCGCGAACATCGCTAAAAATACTGCACGTATTGACAGCTTGGATAAAAACGTCGCCAATCTGCGTAAAGAAACCCGTCAAGGTTTTGCTGCTCAGGCAGCCCTCAGCGGTCTGTTCCAACCTTACAGCGTCGGTAAATTTAACGTTACTGCCGCTTTGGGTGGTTTCAAATCCGATACCGCGGTTGCAGTTGGTGCAGGCTACCGCTTTAACGAAAACTTTGCTGCCAAAGCAGGTGTCGCAGTCGGTACTTCTTCCGGCGGTTCTGCATCTTACAACGTAGGTCTGAACTACGAGTGGTAA
- a CDS encoding IS630 transposase-related protein: MTYSTDFRQLALAKLAQGLSIRQVAKELGIGSDTVFKWKKNPIPKGYPKDRKPLKITKEALLRDVEQYPDAYCYERAQRLNCSTNGIHQALKRYGISRKKDQ; the protein is encoded by the coding sequence ATGACCTATTCAACAGACTTTCGCCAACTCGCCTTAGCCAAACTCGCCCAAGGCCTCTCCATCCGTCAAGTAGCCAAAGAGCTTGGCATCGGCAGCGATACCGTGTTCAAATGGAAAAAGAATCCCATTCCCAAAGGCTATCCCAAAGACAGAAAACCCCTCAAAATTACCAAAGAAGCACTGCTTAGAGACGTCGAACAATACCCCGATGCCTATTGCTACGAACGGGCACAACGGCTCAACTGTTCGACCAACGGCATTCACCAGGCATTGAAAAGATACGGAATCAGCCGAAAAAAAGACCAATAA
- the ftsY gene encoding signal recognition particle-docking protein FtsY codes for MFDFFRRKKQENPAPEETVKPALQHSEQTAAGEPAQSVEEMLAALENAFAKAAAEKSQAVPPTEEISVENIENQSVEAEILAKQTQTETLIDDVQAEAETSAEMPFERIAAQIKVADDVSIKDRNAEEIVLSDDGKVVIDYVQVPEGTAVVSVTPEQAEAIADEHENTVEPSEAVPSAESHVRPQAAEEAEIQTWETTFPEPETEQTQAEEAGPAEAVNTQEHIEIEEVKLDESPEETPSKSVLATAVTTDTAAQAVAEEDHAQNKLSWASRLKQGLAKSRDKMAKSLAGVFGGGKIDEDLYEELETVLITSDMGMEATNSLMKDVRDRVSLKGLKDGGELRGALKDAIYDLIKPLEQPLVLPESNEPFVIMLAGINGAGKTTSIGKLAKYFQSQGKSVLLAAGDTFRAAAREQLQEWGERNNVTVISQSTGDSAAVCFDAVQAAKARGIDIVLADTAGRLPTQLHLMEEIKKVKRVLQKAIPDAPHEIIVVLDANIGQNAVNQVKAFDEALGLTGLIVTKLDGTAKGGILAALAGSRPIPVRYIGVGERIDDLRPFDARAFVDALLD; via the coding sequence ATGTTCGATTTCTTCCGCCGCAAAAAACAGGAAAACCCTGCTCCCGAAGAAACAGTTAAGCCCGCACTTCAGCACAGCGAGCAAACCGCCGCCGGCGAGCCGGCCCAATCAGTAGAAGAAATGCTGGCGGCGCTGGAAAATGCGTTTGCCAAGGCAGCGGCGGAAAAATCGCAGGCCGTGCCGCCGACTGAAGAAATTTCAGTTGAAAATATTGAAAATCAATCAGTTGAAGCAGAAATTTTGGCAAAACAAACGCAAACCGAAACACTGATTGATGACGTTCAAGCTGAAGCAGAAACGTCTGCAGAAATGCCGTTTGAGCGCATTGCAGCGCAAATCAAAGTGGCGGATGATGTCTCTATTAAAGATAGGAACGCGGAAGAAATCGTCTTAAGCGACGATGGCAAAGTGGTGATTGATTATGTACAAGTGCCGGAAGGCACTGCAGTGGTTTCGGTGACCCCGGAGCAGGCAGAAGCCATTGCTGATGAGCATGAAAACACTGTTGAACCTTCCGAAGCCGTGCCATCAGCAGAATCGCACGTTCGGCCGCAAGCAGCAGAAGAAGCGGAAATCCAGACTTGGGAAACCACCTTCCCTGAACCGGAAACCGAACAAACCCAAGCAGAGGAAGCCGGGCCTGCAGAAGCGGTTAATACGCAGGAACATATTGAAATTGAAGAAGTTAAGTTGGATGAATCACCTGAAGAAACGCCGTCTAAAAGCGTATTGGCTACTGCGGTAACGACGGACACAGCCGCGCAAGCCGTGGCGGAAGAAGACCATGCGCAAAACAAATTAAGCTGGGCTTCGCGCTTGAAACAGGGATTGGCCAAATCGCGCGACAAAATGGCCAAATCGCTGGCGGGTGTGTTCGGCGGCGGAAAAATCGACGAAGATTTGTATGAAGAGTTGGAAACCGTGCTGATTACCAGCGATATGGGGATGGAAGCGACCAATTCTTTGATGAAAGACGTGCGCGACCGTGTAAGCTTGAAAGGCTTGAAAGACGGCGGAGAATTGCGCGGTGCCTTGAAAGATGCCATTTACGATTTAATTAAGCCTTTGGAGCAGCCGCTGGTGCTGCCCGAAAGCAATGAGCCGTTTGTGATTATGCTGGCGGGCATCAACGGTGCGGGTAAAACCACATCCATCGGCAAGCTGGCGAAATATTTCCAATCGCAGGGCAAATCGGTGCTGCTGGCGGCTGGCGACACCTTCCGTGCGGCGGCGCGCGAGCAGTTGCAGGAATGGGGCGAGCGCAACAACGTCACCGTGATTTCACAATCCACCGGTGATTCGGCGGCAGTATGTTTCGATGCGGTGCAGGCGGCCAAAGCGCGCGGCATCGATATTGTACTGGCCGATACTGCCGGCCGCCTGCCGACTCAATTGCACCTGATGGAAGAAATCAAAAAAGTGAAACGCGTGCTGCAAAAAGCCATACCCGATGCGCCGCATGAAATCATCGTGGTGTTGGATGCCAACATCGGCCAAAATGCGGTCAACCAAGTGAAAGCCTTCGACGAAGCTTTGGGTTTGACCGGCTTGATTGTTACCAAACTCGACGGCACGGCCAAAGGCGGCATTCTGGCTGCGCTGGCCGGCAGCCGCCCGATTCCTGTGCGCTATATCGGTGTAGGCGAACGCATCGATGACTTACGCCCGTTTGACGCACGGGCGTTTGTAGATGCGCTGTTGGATTGA
- a CDS encoding IS630 family transposase produces the protein MRLRHRFQLKERPIVWLDESGFRASVHRPYGYAPKGRRCIDTHDQQGRNQTNAIGALYDNQLFAVGLFDCSINSRIFDTWVERLLIPQLPPENVVVMDNAAFHKGKAEALLKEKGHTVLWMPPYSPDLNPIEKKWAWLKARRRKLGVVSVDELFRSVI, from the coding sequence ATCAGACTCAGACACCGTTTCCAACTGAAAGAACGTCCGATTGTTTGGCTGGACGAAAGCGGATTCAGAGCTTCCGTCCACCGTCCTTACGGTTATGCCCCAAAAGGCAGACGGTGTATTGATACCCATGACCAGCAGGGACGTAATCAGACTAATGCCATCGGTGCGCTGTATGATAATCAACTGTTTGCGGTCGGTTTGTTTGACTGTTCCATCAACAGCAGGATATTCGACACTTGGGTAGAACGGTTACTGATCCCGCAACTGCCGCCCGAGAATGTGGTGGTGATGGACAATGCTGCGTTTCATAAGGGTAAGGCAGAAGCCTTGCTGAAGGAAAAGGGGCATACCGTCCTATGGATGCCGCCTTACAGTCCCGACTTGAATCCAATCGAAAAGAAATGGGCTTGGTTAAAGGCGAGACGGAGAAAACTTGGGGTGGTGTCTGTGGATGAGTTGTTTAGGAGTGTTATTTAA
- a CDS encoding DUF3079 domain-containing protein, which produces MAKKFPIFPKAPERICWGCDKYCREDDLQCGNGCERIQHPIELDGRDWYKTGDWSNLLSDEQQIELGLKEAPKAAKPHIKLPLKNKTV; this is translated from the coding sequence ATGGCCAAGAAGTTTCCGATTTTTCCCAAAGCACCGGAGCGGATTTGCTGGGGCTGCGACAAATATTGCCGGGAAGACGATTTGCAGTGCGGCAATGGCTGCGAGCGAATTCAGCACCCGATTGAATTAGACGGCCGCGATTGGTATAAGACCGGCGACTGGAGCAATCTGTTGAGCGACGAGCAGCAAATCGAGCTGGGTTTGAAAGAAGCGCCGAAAGCGGCCAAACCGCACATCAAGCTGCCGTTGAAAAATAAAACGGTTTAA